Proteins found in one SAR202 cluster bacterium genomic segment:
- a CDS encoding PIG-L family deacetylase: protein MQILNKIKNRLAKLLLPQDYLNTYYLRAKLYREFLSEQRDFNIVKDLIESNSFFKPNDITVKATPDASNILIFSPHQDDDIIGCGGTILNSLETNTNVQVVYVMDGISPKLHGTERLDAIEVRKQEAKAVWAKLNNNDPVFLGIPTRGSFIDINNAIKQITNIITAFDPECIFVPYFLESPLDHRRATFLVWESLKHINTKNIKEIWSYQVNTMISPNIAIDITESEPQKFELMGLWKSQNSSFNYQHRARGLNAANSIYATPNKEHAEPYIELFHTTSPEDFLKLLNPYYQNSDLF, encoded by the coding sequence ATGCAAATATTAAACAAAATTAAAAACAGATTAGCTAAATTACTACTTCCTCAAGATTACTTGAACACGTACTATTTGAGAGCAAAGCTGTACAGAGAATTTTTATCTGAGCAGCGAGACTTCAATATTGTAAAAGATCTTATCGAATCGAACTCATTCTTCAAACCTAACGATATAACGGTCAAAGCCACACCTGATGCATCAAATATCCTTATATTTTCTCCCCATCAAGACGATGACATCATAGGATGTGGGGGAACTATCCTAAATTCCCTAGAGACAAATACCAATGTACAGGTAGTATATGTAATGGATGGGATATCACCAAAATTGCATGGCACTGAGCGTTTAGATGCGATAGAAGTCAGAAAACAAGAAGCAAAAGCTGTGTGGGCTAAACTCAATAATAATGACCCAGTTTTTCTAGGGATACCTACTCGTGGATCATTTATAGACATCAATAATGCAATTAAGCAAATCACAAACATTATAACGGCATTTGACCCAGAATGCATATTCGTGCCATATTTCCTGGAGTCCCCTTTAGACCATCGAAGAGCCACATTCTTAGTATGGGAGAGTTTAAAACATATTAATACTAAAAACATAAAAGAAATATGGTCCTATCAAGTTAACACTATGATTTCCCCAAATATCGCCATTGATATAACAGAATCAGAACCTCAAAAATTTGAACTTATGGGACTATGGAAGTCTCAAAACAGTTCTTTCAATTACCAACATAGAGCACGAGGACTAAACGCAGCTAACTCAATATATGCGACGCCTAATAAGGAGCATGCAGAACCGTATATAGAATTATTTCACACTACAAGTCCCGAAGACTTCCTTAAATTACTCAACCCTTATTACCAAAACTCGGATTTATTCTAA
- the asnB gene encoding asparagine synthase (glutamine-hydrolyzing): MCGISGIAGENWDVNLLYSMTKFQSHRGPDNEGHFINYNRTIGLGHTRLSIIDLTESANCPMSDNSGNITVVFNGEIYNYLELKQQLTDYSFQTTGDTEVILAAYIKWGEKCVEKFIGMFSFAIWDERKNMLFCSRDRLGIKPFFYHLNNNTLYFASEIKALLACNIPLKPNWKQWSTYLTTGYYDHSEDTFFEDIQVLRGGHNLIYTQNQIQIYPYWELQESTENPDSSLNDYSEELKCLVSDSIKLHMRSDVPVSVNLSGGLDSGILATLIDSLDVSQPMTTFTSAFEDPNYNESNLIPELGLENFNHITHITKASSIPKLTEELLWFQEAPFGGIPTLAYYDLHKTIHNNKNKVSMEGQGFDELFAGYKYVQAYHYADIVTEHGWNELEKRVPPASVSDFTKAEIKSILKNDWHPQNQDSTEHLQTKCLSKEISQLDNQFAGFNKPFTKYLDNILYQDLIHTKLPRVLRMNDKLSMASGIELRVPFLDHRIVEFAFKLPNHLKIQNGQGKFILRHMAQQSLPETLTSQHKISVVTPQTPWLKKELKSWVLDIINSSSFKTRGLFDPKMVEATYTQFQNIEHDNSFFVWQWINTELWFQKFIDAKPFHSI; the protein is encoded by the coding sequence ATGTGTGGTATATCTGGAATAGCTGGAGAAAATTGGGATGTTAATTTACTCTACTCGATGACCAAATTTCAAAGCCACAGGGGACCTGATAATGAAGGTCATTTCATAAATTACAACCGTACAATAGGCTTAGGACACACTCGGCTCAGCATCATAGATTTAACAGAGTCAGCTAACTGCCCGATGTCGGATAACAGTGGAAACATCACAGTCGTGTTTAATGGGGAAATCTACAATTATCTAGAATTAAAGCAACAACTAACAGATTACTCATTCCAAACTACTGGTGACACAGAAGTGATACTGGCCGCTTATATCAAATGGGGTGAAAAATGTGTCGAGAAATTTATAGGCATGTTTTCATTTGCAATCTGGGACGAGCGTAAAAATATGCTATTTTGTTCCAGAGATAGGTTGGGGATCAAACCATTTTTTTACCATTTAAATAATAATACTCTATATTTTGCTTCAGAGATAAAAGCTCTCTTAGCATGCAACATACCATTGAAACCCAATTGGAAACAATGGTCCACATACCTGACCACGGGGTATTATGATCATTCAGAAGACACTTTTTTTGAAGATATTCAAGTATTGCGCGGTGGGCATAACCTTATTTATACACAAAACCAGATTCAAATCTATCCATACTGGGAACTACAAGAATCCACAGAAAACCCTGATTCTTCTTTGAACGACTATTCTGAAGAATTGAAATGCTTGGTATCAGATTCAATAAAACTGCATATGAGAAGCGATGTACCTGTAAGTGTGAATTTGTCAGGGGGGCTTGATTCTGGGATTTTAGCCACATTGATTGATAGTTTAGATGTGTCTCAACCAATGACTACTTTTACTAGTGCATTTGAGGATCCTAATTACAACGAGTCTAACTTAATCCCTGAACTAGGTCTTGAAAATTTCAACCATATCACTCACATAACAAAAGCTTCGTCTATCCCAAAATTAACTGAAGAACTCTTATGGTTTCAAGAAGCTCCTTTTGGAGGAATCCCAACTTTAGCGTACTACGATCTACATAAAACCATTCATAACAATAAAAATAAAGTTTCCATGGAAGGACAAGGATTCGATGAATTATTTGCTGGATACAAATATGTCCAGGCTTATCATTATGCTGATATAGTTACAGAACACGGCTGGAATGAATTAGAAAAAAGAGTGCCACCTGCATCCGTGTCAGACTTCACCAAAGCAGAGATCAAATCCATACTCAAAAACGACTGGCATCCGCAAAACCAAGATTCAACAGAACACTTACAAACCAAATGCCTTTCAAAAGAAATATCCCAATTAGACAACCAATTCGCAGGATTTAATAAACCTTTCACCAAATATTTAGACAATATTCTGTATCAAGATCTTATCCATACCAAACTCCCAAGAGTGCTTAGAATGAACGATAAACTATCCATGGCGTCTGGAATAGAATTACGAGTCCCTTTCCTAGATCATCGCATAGTAGAATTTGCCTTTAAACTCCCGAATCATTTAAAAATCCAGAATGGGCAAGGCAAATTCATTCTAAGACACATGGCGCAACAATCACTACCTGAAACTTTAACCTCACAACACAAAATATCTGTCGTAACACCCCAAACTCCTTGGTTAAAAAAAGAACTGAAATCCTGGGTGCTTGATATTATAAATTCGTCGTCATTCAAAACGCGTGGCTTGTTTGACCCCAAAATGGTTGAAGCCACTTATACCCAATTTCAAAATATTGAACATGACAATTCATTTTTCGTTTGGCAATGGATAAACACTGAACTTTGGTTTCAAAAATTTATTGACGCAAAACCATTTCACTCAATTTAA
- a CDS encoding N-acetylneuraminate synthase: MNNNSLNINDLIKRDPPTIIAEIGCNHKGDIEIAKEMIRVAKVFCDAQYVKFQKRNPKELLTTEQYNAPHPVEENSYGSTYGDHREFLEFSSEQHKELMEYCKEIGIGYSTSVWDLTSAKEIMELEPPFIKIGSPSNTHYTMLDYLCNNYSGDIHLSLGMTTPQEEDSIISLFENSGRLKDLVLYHCTSGYPVPPKDICLLTISRLKSEYGNIVKGICFSAHYTGIGLDGVAFVLGADFIERHFTLDRAWKGTDHAASLEPDGLRRVRKDTITVAQALSFKTESIMEIEKPNRVKLKYSD, encoded by the coding sequence ATGAATAACAATTCATTAAATATAAACGACCTAATAAAGCGAGACCCTCCTACAATTATTGCAGAAATCGGATGCAATCATAAAGGAGACATTGAAATAGCTAAAGAGATGATTCGTGTAGCAAAAGTCTTCTGTGATGCTCAGTATGTGAAATTTCAAAAACGAAATCCCAAAGAACTGCTCACAACTGAACAATACAATGCTCCTCATCCCGTTGAAGAAAATTCATATGGAAGCACATATGGAGACCACAGAGAATTCTTGGAATTCTCCTCCGAACAACACAAAGAACTTATGGAATATTGCAAAGAAATAGGGATAGGATATAGTACATCAGTCTGGGACTTAACGTCCGCAAAAGAAATAATGGAACTAGAACCACCATTTATAAAAATCGGGTCACCTTCCAATACCCATTACACCATGTTGGATTACCTTTGTAATAATTACTCTGGAGATATCCACTTATCATTAGGTATGACCACTCCTCAGGAAGAGGATTCAATAATCAGCTTATTCGAAAATTCCGGCAGGCTCAAAGACTTAGTGCTATATCATTGCACGTCTGGATACCCTGTACCGCCCAAAGACATATGTCTCTTAACTATCAGTCGGCTAAAATCAGAATATGGAAACATCGTCAAAGGAATATGTTTTTCTGCTCATTACACCGGCATAGGATTAGATGGCGTTGCTTTTGTACTAGGAGCAGATTTCATAGAAAGACACTTTACTCTGGATAGAGCATGGAAAGGTACTGACCATGCCGCTTCCTTAGAACCTGACGGCCTAAGAAGAGTTCGCAAAGACACCATAACAGTGGCACAAGCTTTGAGTTTTAAAACTGAATCCATCATGGAAATCGAAAAACCCAATAGAGTCAAACTGAAATACTCAGACTAA
- a CDS encoding radical SAM protein — translation MYDINFIQKADSLKKDLMDGRITSKDLIQIEEQLESLRSRKPHVFNIETTNHCNMTCIMCPRTSLMTRDIDWIDDQTFENVLDQMTPHTPENMKAFWDFINTEYGINFDEHSENAFYFYVVSRCVILHGYGEPLVDKNIVNRVQACTNRNIPTYFSCVPANLSVKRAESIMEAGLTVLKCSIDALDDSNAKRIRGRYNNFEKAYQTIKDVINMKEEKGYKTLIVPTMIELNENTDNRSMQKEFMDMWKDLDVYAYVKSQDNRWYYEEDVEMTNKSHYAQQYCEYPWSSMTVMANGDVVPCTQDYNCEMKLGNVKEQSLEKIWNGDKYRLLREWHLQGNFPANHKCANRCDQTKLHQVINRNSDDTKK, via the coding sequence ATGTACGATATCAATTTTATACAAAAAGCAGATAGTCTAAAAAAAGATTTAATGGACGGCCGTATAACCAGTAAAGACCTCATTCAAATAGAAGAGCAGCTGGAATCACTAAGATCGCGTAAACCACACGTGTTCAACATCGAAACTACCAATCACTGTAACATGACTTGCATCATGTGCCCAAGAACAAGTTTAATGACCCGAGATATTGACTGGATAGATGATCAAACATTCGAAAATGTATTAGACCAAATGACACCTCACACGCCTGAAAACATGAAGGCTTTCTGGGATTTCATAAATACCGAATATGGTATTAATTTCGATGAACATTCTGAAAACGCGTTCTACTTCTATGTGGTGTCTCGATGTGTGATTTTACATGGATATGGGGAACCTTTGGTAGATAAAAATATTGTGAACCGAGTACAAGCATGCACAAACCGTAACATACCCACCTACTTTTCTTGTGTTCCTGCCAATTTATCAGTCAAAAGAGCTGAATCCATAATGGAAGCTGGATTAACAGTTTTGAAATGTTCCATTGATGCCTTAGATGACTCCAACGCAAAAAGAATAAGAGGGCGATATAACAATTTTGAGAAAGCCTATCAAACCATCAAAGACGTCATCAATATGAAAGAAGAGAAAGGTTACAAAACATTAATTGTTCCAACAATGATTGAACTAAATGAAAATACAGATAACAGATCTATGCAAAAAGAATTCATGGACATGTGGAAAGACCTAGACGTCTATGCCTATGTTAAAAGTCAAGATAACAGATGGTATTACGAAGAAGATGTAGAAATGACCAATAAATCCCACTATGCTCAACAGTATTGTGAATACCCTTGGTCTTCCATGACTGTGATGGCTAATGGTGACGTCGTGCCATGTACCCAAGATTACAATTGCGAAATGAAATTAGGTAATGTCAAAGAACAGTCACTAGAAAAGATATGGAATGGAGATAAATACAGACTTTTAAGAGAATGGCATTTACAAGGAAATTTTCCTGCAAATCATAAATGTGCTAATCGATGTGACCAAACAAAATTGCATCAAGTCATAAATAGAAATTCTGACGACACCAAAAAGTAA
- a CDS encoding Gfo/Idh/MocA family oxidoreductase, whose product MENNVKSISELSALIVGFGSIGSRHYNNLRTLGITKIGIMRTSTLKPPFPTGHSNTILYNNYDMALNDQYDLVFICNPTSMHMDYTLKAIEHNSHVFIEKPISNDLTSIPELLRLIDEKKVTVAVGYQIRFHPNLLDIKKWISTQSIGEILHVNVNSGEYLPLWHPWEDHRNSYASRKELGGGVALTQIHDIDYLTWIFGDLELIYAHGGNSPSLGTNVEDYVSATLKTCDDAIIHMHIDYLQNPPSRTMKIIGENGNIEWDYYQNIAKLTISGEIEEISRVEDSWERNTMFVDELENFLDAIINNKEPINDIHNSLQGLETTVSIKKYIDSK is encoded by the coding sequence ATGGAGAATAATGTGAAGTCCATATCAGAACTAAGTGCTTTGATAGTTGGGTTTGGTTCAATAGGATCTAGGCACTATAATAATCTCCGTACACTAGGGATTACAAAAATTGGCATAATGCGAACCTCTACCTTAAAACCACCTTTCCCAACAGGGCATTCTAATACTATTTTATACAACAATTATGATATGGCTTTAAATGATCAATATGACTTGGTTTTTATTTGCAATCCCACTTCTATGCATATGGATTATACTTTAAAAGCAATAGAGCATAATTCACATGTGTTTATAGAGAAACCTATATCAAATGACCTAACATCGATACCGGAATTGCTTAGACTCATCGATGAAAAAAAAGTGACAGTAGCAGTAGGTTATCAAATCAGATTTCATCCAAATCTACTCGACATAAAAAAATGGATATCAACTCAAAGTATCGGGGAAATCCTTCATGTAAACGTTAATTCTGGAGAGTACTTACCTTTATGGCATCCTTGGGAAGACCACAGAAACAGCTATGCTTCCAGGAAAGAACTAGGAGGAGGAGTAGCACTAACCCAAATCCACGATATCGATTATTTAACCTGGATATTCGGCGACTTAGAATTGATATATGCGCATGGAGGCAACAGCCCTAGCCTAGGAACGAACGTAGAAGATTACGTTAGTGCAACTTTAAAAACTTGTGATGATGCTATAATTCACATGCATATAGATTACTTACAAAATCCACCTAGTAGAACCATGAAAATTATAGGTGAAAACGGTAATATAGAATGGGATTATTACCAAAATATAGCAAAGTTAACCATTTCGGGAGAGATTGAAGAAATTTCTAGAGTAGAAGACTCCTGGGAAAGAAATACAATGTTTGTTGATGAATTAGAAAACTTCCTTGATGCAATAATTAATAACAAAGAACCTATCAACGACATCCATAACAGCTTACAAGGGCTGGAAACAACTGTTTCAATAAAAAAATATATAGATTCCAAATAA
- a CDS encoding acylneuraminate cytidylyltransferase family protein: MSEPNVLAIIPARGGSKSIPDKNLVELAGKPLIAHSIISAIETPSISRVLVTTDSEKIKDVSIHYDAEVPFIRPANLSEDDTPDLPVFQHCLEWLQLNESYSPDLVIHLRPTTPFRNVNVIEECINKMLMTKEADSLRVVTPSREHPYKMWTLDGDFEYLSPLISSEIHEPYNQPRQSLPVSYFQPGYLDVIRTNTITHLSSMSGSKIMGHILQSTNIVDIDDQLSLDFSRFLHGE, translated from the coding sequence ATGTCCGAACCAAATGTATTAGCAATTATTCCAGCAAGAGGTGGTTCAAAATCCATACCGGATAAGAACTTAGTCGAACTCGCAGGGAAGCCTTTAATAGCGCATAGCATAATTTCCGCAATTGAAACACCTTCTATCAGTAGAGTTCTAGTAACTACCGACTCAGAGAAAATAAAAGACGTTAGCATACATTATGATGCAGAAGTTCCATTTATTAGACCCGCTAATTTATCGGAGGACGACACTCCAGATCTACCTGTGTTCCAGCATTGTTTAGAATGGCTACAACTCAACGAATCCTATTCCCCAGACCTAGTAATCCACTTGCGTCCCACTACACCATTCAGGAATGTAAACGTTATTGAAGAATGTATAAATAAAATGCTCATGACCAAAGAAGCCGATTCCTTAAGAGTGGTTACACCTTCCAGAGAACATCCTTATAAAATGTGGACATTAGACGGAGATTTTGAGTATTTAAGCCCACTAATATCTTCTGAAATACATGAACCCTACAATCAGCCAAGGCAATCCTTACCGGTGTCTTATTTTCAGCCTGGATATTTGGATGTAATCAGAACTAATACCATAACTCATCTATCATCCATGTCAGGAAGTAAAATTATGGGTCACATACTGCAGTCAACTAATATAGTTGATATAGATGACCAATTGAGCTTAGATTTCTCGAGGTTTCTTCATGGAGAATAA
- a CDS encoding N-acetylneuraminate synthase, translating to MNTNKKFSIDNNIIGDGRCFIIAEIAQAHDGSLGAAHAYIDAVAEAGADAIKFQTHIASEESTPDEPFRIQFSKQDANRYEYWKRMEFTKEQWAELRSHCTEVGITFLSSPFSEAAVAMLEEIGMPAWKIASGEVNNIPMLTRIAETGKPVLLSTGMSDMSEIQQTLSFLKEFKIPVLVFQTTTAYPCPPEEIGINNIPLYRDLFDIPIGLSDHSGTIFAPLAASAIQIDMLEIHVTFSKQMFGPDVPASITLDELSQVVQGIRYIEKMVQNPVNKDQMAQQLKPIRDLFAKSIVANKDLNSGHKLSPEDIAFKKPGTGLPPNEATKILGKQLNKSIKADKHILLEDLV from the coding sequence ATGAACACTAACAAAAAATTTTCGATAGATAACAATATTATTGGTGACGGAAGATGTTTCATAATAGCAGAAATAGCACAAGCTCATGATGGGAGTCTCGGAGCAGCTCATGCGTATATTGATGCAGTTGCTGAAGCTGGAGCAGACGCGATAAAATTTCAAACTCACATTGCCTCAGAAGAGAGCACTCCAGATGAACCTTTTAGAATTCAATTCAGTAAACAGGATGCAAACCGATACGAATATTGGAAACGCATGGAGTTCACAAAAGAACAATGGGCTGAGTTACGAAGCCACTGTACAGAAGTAGGTATCACTTTCTTAAGTTCACCTTTTTCAGAAGCAGCTGTTGCTATGTTGGAGGAAATAGGAATGCCTGCTTGGAAGATAGCTTCTGGAGAAGTAAATAATATCCCGATGCTCACCAGAATCGCCGAAACAGGTAAACCTGTATTGTTATCAACTGGAATGAGTGATATGTCAGAGATTCAACAAACATTATCCTTTTTAAAAGAATTTAAAATCCCGGTGTTAGTTTTCCAAACCACCACCGCATATCCGTGTCCTCCAGAGGAAATTGGCATTAACAACATCCCATTGTATCGAGACCTGTTCGATATCCCAATAGGGCTTTCAGACCATTCTGGAACAATTTTTGCTCCATTGGCAGCATCAGCAATACAAATTGACATGCTTGAGATACATGTGACCTTTTCAAAACAAATGTTCGGCCCCGATGTCCCAGCTTCCATTACCTTAGATGAACTTTCTCAGGTGGTACAAGGGATAAGATATATAGAAAAGATGGTCCAAAACCCTGTTAATAAAGATCAAATGGCTCAACAACTTAAACCAATAAGAGATTTGTTTGCAAAAAGTATTGTCGCTAACAAAGATCTAAATTCAGGTCACAAACTGTCGCCAGAAGATATAGCCTTCAAGAAACCAGGAACAGGATTGCCCCCAAATGAGGCTACTAAAATTCTCGGGAAGCAATTAAACAAATCGATTAAGGCAGATAAACATATATTATTAGAAGACCTAGTTTGA
- a CDS encoding adenylyl-sulfate kinase, which yields MIIWIIGMPGSGKTSIGSELFDQLKKTHSNCVFIDGDDVRNIMMNDLGHSIYDRKINANRIRNLCKHLDSQNINVICSILSLFEEDRAWNRANYQEYFEVYLEVPIEIIKTRDQKGLYSLKTPKNVVGQDIKFYPPENPDLIIKSYENHTTIPKATELILRHIKHRLNA from the coding sequence ATGATTATTTGGATTATAGGGATGCCTGGGTCAGGCAAAACTTCAATAGGAAGTGAACTATTCGACCAGTTAAAAAAGACACATTCAAACTGCGTATTTATAGATGGAGATGACGTTCGAAATATCATGATGAATGACCTAGGACACTCTATTTATGACCGCAAAATTAATGCCAATCGCATCCGAAACTTGTGTAAGCACCTTGATTCCCAAAATATTAACGTTATATGTTCTATTTTATCCTTGTTCGAAGAAGATCGCGCATGGAATCGTGCCAATTACCAGGAGTACTTTGAAGTTTATTTAGAAGTTCCAATAGAGATTATTAAAACCCGTGATCAAAAAGGCTTATACTCTTTAAAAACCCCTAAAAATGTCGTAGGTCAAGATATAAAATTCTATCCTCCTGAAAATCCTGATCTAATTATCAAAAGTTATGAAAATCATACAACTATTCCAAAAGCGACTGAATTAATTTTAAGACATATAAAGCATAGACTGAATGCATAG
- a CDS encoding class I SAM-dependent methyltransferase, producing MKKVYRHESNPNYWDRRWAETGSDQSHFANTNIYPIKYAELVMDDKSTPTLEIGCGGGRVLKHYYYQGFNITGVERSEIAVTNAKLSDHALPVNIGDAINLTFPDNSYNTVMAFGVYHNIEDISDIKTALSECSRVLKDQGKFCISIRPNNWEMNLNEWYWNRLGNKVSSCNRKKTEFHRIMFSETEFKEILAEQSLNTTKVYRARNVSILYRLKALAISNSSESSNRSQGYQLNLIGKILDKLLVTLFPNQFCNVLVFIGTKTA from the coding sequence ATGAAAAAAGTTTATAGACACGAAAGTAATCCTAACTATTGGGATAGACGATGGGCAGAAACTGGTTCTGACCAATCCCACTTTGCAAATACCAATATCTACCCAATTAAATACGCAGAACTAGTAATGGATGATAAAAGCACGCCAACTTTAGAAATTGGATGCGGGGGTGGGCGTGTATTAAAACATTACTATTATCAGGGTTTTAATATAACAGGAGTAGAGCGTAGCGAAATAGCTGTAACCAACGCAAAACTTTCCGACCATGCACTTCCTGTCAATATAGGTGATGCTATCAATTTAACGTTTCCTGACAATTCATATAATACCGTTATGGCTTTTGGCGTCTACCATAATATAGAAGATATTTCAGATATCAAAACAGCTTTATCTGAATGTTCAAGGGTATTAAAAGACCAAGGTAAATTTTGCATCTCAATTAGGCCTAATAATTGGGAAATGAACTTGAATGAATGGTATTGGAATCGCTTGGGGAATAAAGTCTCCTCGTGTAACCGTAAAAAAACGGAATTCCACCGAATCATGTTTTCTGAAACTGAATTCAAAGAGATACTAGCTGAACAGTCCTTAAACACCACAAAAGTTTATAGAGCACGCAATGTATCAATTCTTTACCGATTGAAGGCTTTAGCAATTTCTAATTCTTCAGAAAGCTCTAATCGTTCACAGGGATACCAACTAAACCTAATTGGGAAAATTTTAGATAAGTTACTGGTAACCTTATTCCCCAATCAATTCTGTAATGTATTAGTATTTATAGGTACAAAAACCGCTTAA
- a CDS encoding phosphocholine cytidylyltransferase family protein → MQLIILAAGMGTRLMPITAKIPKCLVPLRGKTILEWQIEVAQSIGIEDIIVITGFRSEAIQIPGITKVHNPQYKNSNMVYSLFCAEPIMKPEFVISYGDIVYSPEILSRLIKSEAPISVVVDDKWKQYWNERFDNPLEDAESLKITNESIYSIGQKPNDVKEIESQYIGLTCIKHSGKKAFLDTYKNFSEQNPMAARHLYMTDLLQMLADQFIKLTPVHINRGWVEIDSLSDLSIAEKHFHTIIQNEKSL, encoded by the coding sequence ATGCAATTAATAATCCTAGCAGCTGGTATGGGAACTCGATTGATGCCTATTACGGCAAAGATCCCCAAATGTCTGGTCCCACTAAGAGGCAAAACCATATTAGAATGGCAAATTGAAGTAGCGCAATCTATTGGGATCGAAGACATAATAGTAATCACCGGGTTTCGAAGTGAAGCAATACAAATTCCCGGTATAACTAAGGTGCATAATCCTCAATATAAAAACAGTAATATGGTGTACTCTCTATTTTGTGCAGAACCTATAATGAAACCAGAATTCGTCATTTCTTATGGTGATATTGTTTATTCCCCTGAAATATTGAGTAGGCTTATCAAGTCTGAAGCACCCATATCCGTGGTTGTAGATGATAAGTGGAAGCAATATTGGAACGAAAGATTCGATAATCCTTTAGAAGACGCAGAATCGTTAAAAATTACTAACGAATCCATTTATTCTATAGGTCAAAAGCCGAATGATGTGAAAGAAATCGAGTCACAATATATTGGTTTAACATGTATAAAACATTCTGGTAAAAAAGCTTTTCTGGATACCTACAAAAATTTTAGTGAACAGAATCCTATGGCTGCAAGACATCTATACATGACTGACCTACTCCAAATGCTTGCTGACCAATTTATCAAATTAACCCCTGTGCATATCAATCGAGGATGGGTAGAAATAGACTCACTCAGTGATTTATCTATCGCTGAAAAACACTTCCATACAATTATTCAGAATGAAAAAAGTTTATAG